tctaaaaaaatatttttatctagTTTTATCTCCTAACATCAATGTATATTTTCAAACGAGACTAAGTTTTGGATATTGGTTCAAAATAATAACGGCCAGCATAACTTAATATGTTAACAAAAACAGCTCAAGGTAAGGATGCTAGCTTTTTAGGTTAAAATGCACTATGGTATAGAATTAgtaatttggtatactaagtgtaattaagtcaaaccttaaacattgagggtaataaggtttacTATGtggtataggaatgtaaaaattccttttttttatccaatgacaccggcaagaatgatactaaaaaaaatagaattataaCTAGGAGATTTGAGAAATGTTTAAAcattttcatgtagtgtttcttaattaatatctaatgattatctatatttatcgAGAATATTTAAATTTTAAGATTTTTTACGTATAATCCAAATAACTcaaatatttaacatggttagCGTCCGCACATCTGCGCGGGTGCTAATACTAGTTTTTAGTGAACATCGTACTTGTCAACATTAAATTAACACAAGGTTATAATTCTGATCTTCAGAAACTGAAATTTTTTTGTGATCcttttttctgtttcttcaaGCTTTTGTTTCAGTTAGAATAAAACTCAAGCTTCCTTCTTATAAGGAATCAATTGAAATCTGGAATTGAAACTTATCCCAGACTAAACTGCAGCCAAGATATTTGACAGGGCTTTATTACTGGCGTCCCACACCGTAAGAGGGTTAGCACAGACCTAAGCAATACACAAAGCACTATATACACATTCAAATCTTTCAATTTATTATTTGATAATAGTGCCGTCCGAGCCGGCTTGGCAAACCTAGACTATTCCACCAAGTACATGTTGTCTCCCTCCCACGAGTAGATTGTAACTCTACCAACCAAGGCTTGAATAGATACGAACAGATCATCTAGCTTTCAAACATAGTACGATAGTTATAAATCAAACAAAATGAATGACATCACCTTATAAATTTGAGAAATTGAGATACTCCCTTTGCCAAGAGAATAAACTAAAGCGCTAAAGAAAAAAGACGAGATAGATTAACTGTATGATGCAGTACTCTACTGGCAAAGAATGCGAACTTGAACCAAACTTTACTATTATTTCTGGATGGTCCTCTCCAATTTAAGGTGATAGTAGCAATAACTTCAGCGATCTTTTATTTACCTACAAGTAACAGCTCTAGTTTTGAGCAACTATGAGGAACAAAATTGTGCATCACCGGCTTCCACGCGTTGCAGGAGGGAGAGGTTGAACAGCAGCTAGAGGGTTCACTTGGTACGAGAATGCAAGTTGCCAGAAGTCGACCAAAGCCTTCTTTGTAGATGAAGCTTGTCTCTTAAGAACACTAATAATAGcaagacagaaaaaaaaaaacagtgaGACAATAGCCTTAACATCATGTTGTCGACGAACAATTTATGTCTAACATAAGCCAAGTCCAAGCATGTAATAACCTAGCATTCACAAACTTAAATTTGCCTGAAAGGATGGCAGAAAGTACCGATAAAAATGCAATATGCCCAATTGAACATCTCACACAGCATTCCAGGAATCTCAACAATTTTATTAGAGAGTTTTTGATTGATTTAGTAAACTTAAAGGCAGGTAGATGTGAGTTCTACTATGGTATCAGATTCTCATAGACCCACAGGTATAAGTAGCACTGCTAGAGAGGCGTAATCGCATCATGCTTGCACGTTTTTTGCTTGCTACTTATGTGCATATGGTGACAAAACCAGGTGATTCTTCTTCTCCATGACCACGTGCAATATGAAGAACTAGAATGACACAGCCAACCCCATAAACCAAGAGACGTCTCTCACATGCCAAACAATGTTTTCTAACTTCTAAATCTGATTCCATTACGTGACAAGTTTGTCTTGAACATCCATTACATAAATGTTAACTCGTACATGTTTATATAGATAACCAACCTATATGCATATGCCTTTATATACAGTCTCACGTAAGTACGAAATAATCAAATAAGCATACCAGTGCCAACTGTAAGTTGAATGTGACTTTAATCCAACATCAACAATGAGCTTTAGAAGACTAAGAATAAATTTTAGTTGTTTCAAGATAATGAAGGGAATTTGATATGACCACTAGAATTAGTTAAAGTACTGTGCAAGTTAAGTGACAGGAGCAAAACATCCTTCAATGCACAAGCCGGGCAGTAGATTCACTTTATCCTATAAAATGTCCATGAGTCATGAGAGAGATTCGTAGATTATACACGATATATTGAGCTATCAGATGAAGAAAATCGTAATATGAGCAAGTGCTTCTTTATCTAGCAGAAAGCGGAGCCAGATTATATTACCTCCATAAAGAGGCTTGTTTTCTCCGCACCGTATAGTACACAAGTGCTGCCAGAAAAGCAAGAAAGATGCTTCCATTTGATAAGACCAAGCGACTGCTTCCAAACTTCAAAGTGACAGTATGGAACCACCAAAATGGAGTTCTCTGTCTCGTTAACTCCATAATTGCTTGTTTCGTGATCTCTCCTTTAGACTGGTCTTGGCGTTCCAACAATTTTGCTGTTCCATTGCATGATTTTTCTTCAATCAGGGAAGTGGAATCAGTTGGATATTCATCTACTTGGACCGATAATGCAGAGGACTGTGAAGAACTGCCAAGCTTTAAAGTGTTCATGGAGTGCAACCGCCTCAAAAGATCCTGGAATACAGAGTAAGAGATAAAAAGTTACCAAGCTATAAGTTACTCAGTTACAAACCAGCTAAACCATCAATCTCATAAAGAGAGCAAAGCAAAACACATCAAAGGTGACTCGGGCAGACTGTACAATGCACAACTGTTATAGCATATATTTTGTCCTTTCTCCTTTGAcaaagaatcaactcacaaaagtAGGGCCTATTAGACCTCAACCATAAACCCCTAATAAACTTCAACTCATAGTACTAAGAACCTCAACAACAGATTTTTACGACAACAAAGTTTATTATGAGAATCACAACGTGATTCCAAGTGATGCTCAAAGTGAAGTGGCGGTAGacacaaaagaaacaaagaattTATATGTGATCATTGTTTACTAGAATGAAGCAAGAAAACTTATTATTTACCTGCCTCTTCTCCTCAGGAAGGGAAGCTTTGTCAACCCAAGAGATAGCAAAATCCAGATTTTCCAGAATCCTCCCCAAAAAAGTTATCACATAGAGCTCAacaatttccaggtacttatcaaCTCCTAGGGAAATCTGATTGCTAAATTCTTCCGAGCAAGGTACATCAGCTTCCACACTTTCTAGAGTATAATACTTCCCATCAACATATCTCCACTTCCTAAGGAATTCCTCTAGAATTTCTCGAACTTCAGAAGAAGGGACATCTGGTATCTGGAGACACACCCTGGAAGGAAGTTTTGAGTCATTTCTATATCAAAGAGCGGAATTTTTCTAAACATGTTAAGAGGAAAATGGAAGTTATGAGGAGCAAACATGCAATAATAACAGGTCCCAGAACGAGAGGGATCGTGAAATCTTTTTCATTTACTTTGGATAGATGGGATATTGGGGAGTACATTATTTAAGGTTCAGGATCTCAAAACCAAAAGAAACATGTCAAAGCAAAGAGTGCGGTTTCCATTTTTACAGGCACTCTTATACTTTGTGACATTCATACGAAATCCAATTATAGCAACTAATACGAAAAACATGAATGATAAACAGCATAAAATTGAGAACAGTTTGGATTCTAactcctgattgccaaactttttTT
The Nicotiana sylvestris chromosome 11, ASM39365v2, whole genome shotgun sequence DNA segment above includes these coding regions:
- the LOC104235910 gene encoding protein APEM9 isoform X1 encodes the protein MAMDAAASPAWEQIELSERYMMCCMFQEAESLSSSIIERLVERRGKTSEFVEDNSELSEMLESAGMVLVQSSKELGRTVDLLKQLKVLFGSVTAIPAQVFLTGVCLQIPDVPSSEVREILEEFLRKWRYVDGKYYTLESVEADVPCSEEFSNQISLGVDKYLEIVELYVITFLGRILENLDFAISWVDKASLPEEKRQDLLRRLHSMNTLKLGSSSQSSALSVQVDEYPTDSTSLIEEKSCNGTAKLLERQDQSKGEITKQAIMELTRQRTPFWWFHTVTLKFGSSRLVLSNGSIFLAFLAALVYYTVRRKQASLWSVLKRQASSTKKALVDFWQLAFSYQVNPLAAVQPLPPATRGSR
- the LOC104235910 gene encoding protein APEM9 isoform X2, whose protein sequence is MMCCMFQEAESLSSSIIERLVERRGKTSEFVEDNSELSEMLESAGMVLVQSSKELGRTVDLLKQLKVLFGSVTAIPAQVFLTGVCLQIPDVPSSEVREILEEFLRKWRYVDGKYYTLESVEADVPCSEEFSNQISLGVDKYLEIVELYVITFLGRILENLDFAISWVDKASLPEEKRQDLLRRLHSMNTLKLGSSSQSSALSVQVDEYPTDSTSLIEEKSCNGTAKLLERQDQSKGEITKQAIMELTRQRTPFWWFHTVTLKFGSSRLVLSNGSIFLAFLAALVYYTVRRKQASLWSVLKRQASSTKKALVDFWQLAFSYQVNPLAAVQPLPPATRGSR